The genomic window TGAGATAGATCGGATCAGTTGACCGTCATCTCTTTGTTGTGTCTCCTTTAGTCTATCCTCTTGATTCGTTTGTCTTAATTCTTTGAATAATAGTTTAACGTCTTGGCTGTTGAGGGTGTAGGGTGTGGGGTGTAGGGTGTTTGGGAACAGTTTATATTTCAGGAACACCTAAACGAGCATAAATAGGAAAACGTTCTAAAGATTTACTGGTTAAATCAATTTCTAATGCTAAATCTGGGGGAGGATCTTGATTTAAGTCAAAGGTTAATTTACCTCTAATTAAGGGTTCATGTTGAACGTAAAAACAGTTATCAGGTTCTACTCCTGCTTGTTTAATTTCTTGTTTCCATGTCGTTGATCCTAAACATTCAAAGTCTAACTCTAATATGTCAGCAGCATCCTTAATTACATCGCTAATTCTTTCTTTATAATATTCATGTTCGGGTAAAGGTATCATAATTTCTAGTGTTCCTTGATCATACGCAATTCTAGCAGCACGGCTATTTCCTAAATTTTCTAATAATTGATTAAATTGTTCCCAACTAATCTGATATAAAACAACTCGATCCGCTTTTACATTAGTTGGTTGGTTACTGGTTAACATAATTTTTATTGATGTTATCTTTAGTTTAATCTATTATAATTTATAGTTACGTTAATTGTTGTGTTAGAAAATAAGTTTATGTCTATCTGTAAAAAGATTAATAATTTAGAGAGTTTTTTAGAGGAAATTAAATCTTATTTACAAGAATTTGTTACTCCTTTTGCTTCGGAAATTGATCAGTCTCCTGATGCGCTTAAAAAGGCTTTACATGGATTAATAGAACACTCATTATTATCGGTAAGAATTCCTCAATCTTGGGGAGGATTAGGGTTAAACCCAGAAATCTTTTATCTTTTACAACAGTTACTATCTCAATATTCGGGAGCGTTGGCTTTTCTACAACTGCAACATCAAGGGGCTGTTAATGCTATTGTGAAGAGTAAAAATGAAGCTTTAAAACAAAACTATTTACCGAAAATTGTTGAAGAAAACTTATTATTTGGCTTGGGTTTTTCTCAATTGCGACGACAGGGAAAACCGATGATTACGGCTACTCCGATTCAGGGAGGATATGAGATAACGGGTGAAGTTCCTTGGATTACAGGATTTGATTTTTTTGATATCTTTATTTTAGGAGCAACTTTACCAGACGATCAAGAAATTAGAGGAATTGTTCCTTTTACTCCATCGTCTCAAGTTAGGTTTAGTGAGCCGATAAAATTAGGAGCAATGCAGTCAACCAATACCGTCACTGCTACTTTTAAAACCTATTTTTTGCCTGAGGAAAATATTGTTTCGATTGATCAACCTGGAGGTATTCATAACCATGATCAAAAAGTTGTTCTTTATCCTAGCTTTTTAGTTTTAGGATGTGCCAAAGCTGGTTTAGATATTGTTAAAAATGTTTGCCAAAAAAAAGAGATTGATTTTATCCAAGAAGCCTATGACCATCTCAATGAAGAATGGCAGATTTGTGAAAGGAAAATCAGAAAAGCTATGAATATTGATCACCGTTCTTTTGACGATGATTTACAGTTAAGAGTGTGGTCAATTAATTTAGCTCAAAGATGTGCTATAGCAGCTTTAACCGTATCTAGTGGTGCTGCTAACTATTATAATCATCCAGCCCAAAGGGTATATAAAGAAGCCCTTGTTTTTAGTGTTTTTGCTCAAACGACTGATATTATGAAAGGGACTTTAGAACAGTTAATGTATAATTAATAATTAGATAAAAACCTCAGTATTTCTGAGGTCAAGTAGGAGCAACCATGATATAGAAAAAGCAAAACGATACAAGGGAGAAAGTAAGACGACTAATCTTAAAAGAATGTTAAAAGGGCAAGTCTTTATAAAAGCTTGACTTGTTTGAATCTATCCTTAGCCTTCCCAAAAACGAACGGTTTCCTATCACCCAGGATTCAAAAAATGTTTCTGATCATGCGAAATTCTCTACTACTAAGTACCTAACTGGAGTTTAGACTACGGCAAAATTGCCCAACATTGTTTTGGGTCTGAAAAAAGGACAAATTAACTAAAAATTTGGTCTAAGTCTTCTTCTTTTTAGCTTTTTTATCAGGACTTTTTCGTTTTTTAATGACAGGATAACGGGTTCTTTTAGTTCTTACTTGACCAGATTCCCATCCTGGGGATTTTCCACGGGGTTTGGGAGTTCGTGCTGGTGTTCCAATCTCTACTAAAAGTCCAAACATTGACTGTGCAACCCTTCCCGGACTTAAGTTTTTTTGAGGTTTTTGCCAAGGGAGATATTTTTCTTCAACTAAATCTTTAGCCAGCCATAATTGCCAAGTTATTAATGGCATTAAATCACTCCATCTTTCACATTGATGAGGTGTGCTAAGTGCTGGTAATGTCCAATGTAATCTTTGTTTAATAAATCGATACCAATGGTCGACAGTAAAACGTCTTAAATACTTTTTCCACAGTAATTCTAAGGGAAGTATATCTAGTTTCTGTTTCCCAATAAAAACCAACCATAATGGTTTTTGAAGTGACCCTTTTTTATTAGTTTCTAGTCTCTCCACTAAAATCAGTGTCATGTTTACCGATGAGGATTTAAGGAAATGTAACTGTGACCATTTCCTGACTTTTATTTTACCCAGCTTATCATCATTAAGCTCAACTATTTCTGTTGCATCCCACCAAGTTAATTTGTCATTTAGCTTAAATTTATCCCCATGTTTTCTTGGCCGTCCTCGACCGCTATACTGTCCAGGCGCACCGTATAAACAGCAATTTGAGCGTATTCTGATTAGACAATCTACTTCTACATCTACTGTTTGATTAACCCATGAAGCATTTCCATATTCGCTATCTAATAAAGCTAAAATTGGATAATTAACACTTCTTCTTACTTGTTTTAATTGCCAAGTTGCTTTACTAATTGGTGTTTCAAAACTGGTTATTCTTTCATGTCTTAAGGGTAAAGCCCAGCTTCTACTATCTTCAGGTATCCAAGCTATGGTACTATAATTATGTCCTTCAGTTACTTTTTGAAAGTTTTTGGGTGAATGATGATAGCCTCGGTCTTTCAAAGTAGGAGAATCTAGTCTAGG from Crocosphaera subtropica ATCC 51142 includes these protein-coding regions:
- a CDS encoding acyl-CoA dehydrogenase family protein, with translation MSICKKINNLESFLEEIKSYLQEFVTPFASEIDQSPDALKKALHGLIEHSLLSVRIPQSWGGLGLNPEIFYLLQQLLSQYSGALAFLQLQHQGAVNAIVKSKNEALKQNYLPKIVEENLLFGLGFSQLRRQGKPMITATPIQGGYEITGEVPWITGFDFFDIFILGATLPDDQEIRGIVPFTPSSQVRFSEPIKLGAMQSTNTVTATFKTYFLPEENIVSIDQPGGIHNHDQKVVLYPSFLVLGCAKAGLDIVKNVCQKKEIDFIQEAYDHLNEEWQICERKIRKAMNIDHRSFDDDLQLRVWSINLAQRCAIAALTVSSGAANYYNHPAQRVYKEALVFSVFAQTTDIMKGTLEQLMYN
- a CDS encoding NF041680 family putative transposase, with product MNNNIKKLQKFRNDTYNLLGFAKDSTYDLMDAVLTTKTAYSLADFSLSPLFRRQWSSTYESLQDCRPNRSKLMKRYLKEIPINDSLYVTLAIDHTANPRLDSPTLKDRGYHHSPKNFQKVTEGHNYSTIAWIPEDSRSWALPLRHERITSFETPISKATWQLKQVRRSVNYPILALLDSEYGNASWVNQTVDVEVDCLIRIRSNCCLYGAPGQYSGRGRPRKHGDKFKLNDKLTWWDATEIVELNDDKLGKIKVRKWSQLHFLKSSSVNMTLILVERLETNKKGSLQKPLWLVFIGKQKLDILPLELLWKKYLRRFTVDHWYRFIKQRLHWTLPALSTPHQCERWSDLMPLITWQLWLAKDLVEEKYLPWQKPQKNLSPGRVAQSMFGLLVEIGTPARTPKPRGKSPGWESGQVRTKRTRYPVIKKRKSPDKKAKKKKT